The DNA region AATTCGGTTTTGAAAGTGCTGCATTCAAGAATGCAAAGGGAAAACACCGAGTTTTACCCGGCGATCGAGGCGGCGTAGATCTGCACTTCTTCAGGCGAAGACGTCTTCGATGCGTTGCGCGTCCAGTATCTGGACCGCCCAACGGTTGGACCAACGCTCATTAGGCGCGCTCGCTACCGACGGCAAGGCCTGGATGCGAGGCCTGAAACCAATGGCTCGCTTCTTTACCTGCCAGCCTTTGAGCTGGAAGATGCGCTGCACGGTGTTCTTGTTAAAACCCAGCAGATTCGCCACTGTCCGGTAACCGATGGATGGTGACTCTTCGATCATGGCCTTGATCGGTTCGGCAAACTGCGGGTTTATCTCGGGCGCAGCCTTAACCGGCTTGTAGTACACCGTGCGTCGGGGAATACCGAACCATTGGCATAGCTTGGCGATCGAGACGGTGTACCCGTCGGCTTTAAGTCCCTGGCGGATCGTCTCGATCATTTCTCGTCCTCGCCCAACAGGGACTGCAATTTTTTTCTGGCACGTAGCTCCAACATCGCTTCGCCGTACGCCTCTTGAAGATCCTTGAGCTGGCGTTCGTACTGCTCTCGGATGTCCTCTGGCTTGGCACGCAGCGCGTTCTCCATGCCCCGTTTGGCATCATCCATCCAGTTCTCGATCTCTGAAGGGGCTAAGTCGTAGGTACGACTGGCCTCGGCAACGGTTGCTTTGCCCCGGATGATGTCCAGCACCAGCGCGCTTTTCCGCTTGGCTGTCCAGCGTTTGATCTCGTCTTCCATCTTCATACTCATCGTGATTTCCTAAATTATCACCTGGGGGTGCGGACAAAATCTTGGACTACTTAGGAGTAGTTCATGTATTCATACGAGGATCGTCTGCGCGCCGTAAAGCTGTATTTGAAGCTCGGCCGTCGGATCAGTGCCACGTTGCGCCAACTGGGGTATTCCAACAAGAATTCACTCAAGGCCTGGTGTGCGGAATTTGAACAGAATCGGGATCTTCGCAGAGGCTATCAACGGGTAAAGCGCCGGTACAACGATGAACAGAAGCACCGGGCAGTGGACCACTACGTTGAACAAGGTCACAGCCTAATTCACACGATCCGATGTTTAGGCTATCCGAGCAGGGAGACACTACGTGCGTGGATCGGTGAATTGCGCCCGGAGTTCAGGAAGACAATCACGGGTATTAGTACCCCGCACAATCTGCTTCGGCCTCGTGCCACGAAGCAGCAGGCCATTATCGCGTTGAATACACGCTCCGGCTCAGCAAAGGAGGTGGCTGATGCCACCGGTGTGACCCGAGAAACGTTATATAGTTGGCATCATCAGCTACTTGGCCATGCCCCTTTGAAACCCATGTCAAAGAAAACGGATACGGCTCCGCTAGGACAGCAACGCGATGATCTACTCAAGGAGTTAACTGATCTGGAAGCCCGAGTTCGCAAACTTCGCCTGGAGCACGACATTCTGGAGAAGGCGAGTGAACTCATAAAAAAAGACATGGGCATCAACCCCCTCGGGCTGAGAAGCCGGGAAAAAACGATGGTGGTTGATGCCCTCAAAGATCTTTATACCCTTACTGAACTCCTTGAAGGTTTGAGGCTCGCGCGCAGCACGTACTTCTATCAACGGCTGCGACAGACGCTGCCGGATAAGTATGCGCAGGTGCGCGCGGATATCCGAAATATTTTCGATGAGAACTACTGCTGTTATGGTTACCGGCGCATTGACGGAGTCTTACGACGTCAAGGTGTGCGCTTGTCGGAGAAAGTCGTGCGCCGTCTTATGGCCGAAGAGTCACTGACGGTCAAAACGCCGCGGCGCCGGCGTTTCTCGGCATATGCAGGCGACCCGACACCTGCGGTTCCGAATCTGTTGAACCGTAACTTCCATGCCGCCGCACCAAATACGAAATGGTTGACCGACCTGACGGAGGTCCGCATTCCTGCCGGGAAAGTTTACGTCTCGCCCATCGTCGACTGCTTCGATGGGTTGGTGGTGGCCTGGAACATCGGCACCCGCCCGGATGCGAATCTCGTCAACACCATGCTGGATCACGCCGTGCAGACACTACAACCAGATGAGCATCCAGTCATTCATTCGGACAGAGGTGCGCATTACCGATGGCCTGAGTGGATTCGTCGTACTGACGATGCCAAACTGGTGCGCTCAATGTCCAAGAAAGGTTGCTCGCCAGACAATGCAGCTTGCGAGGGATTCTTCGGACGCCTGAAAACTGAGCTGATCTACCCGAGAGACTGGCGTGAGGTTACGCTGGAAGACTTCATGCGGCGAATCGACGGTTATATTCGCTGGTACAACGAACGCCGCATTAAACAGTCCCTTGGCCATCGCAGTCCCATCGAGTATCGTCAGGCGCTCAGGTTGATGCCCATTTAAACCGTCCAAGAAAACGTCCGCATCCCCCCTGTGAGCAGGATTTCAGTGGGTCATTACAGTAATGGCGACCTTAGCCTTGAAGGCGGCTGTGTGGTTACGGCGGGGTCTTCTCATGGCTTCTGCTCTCCTAAGCAGGCGATTCTCATCGCCTATTGAAGCAGAAAATTCACTTAGCCGGCTGTCCTATTTTGCGGAGCCACTTCTGTTATTAAAATCTGACAGTTAACGGCAGGAATTGGTGGTTAGGCGAAGGCATCTTCGATGCGCTGCGCGTTCATCAACGATAGTCATCCGTAAAAAGCTCTTTCGTCTTTTTCAGACTATTTTTATCTAATTTGTCTTTTATTTTAAAAACCCCTGCTGTATCGACGGACTTAATACATTCTAAGAAACGAAGCACAGGGCTGTAATGCTCACGATTCCAGAAGTCATGTATAAAAATTCTGACTTGATCCTGATAATTGTTATGAATGGCATGCAGAATGCTTTCGAGTACGCAAGCTACTCTAAATCGTCCATCTACAAGAATCAGGTCGTACTTTCTGTTGTGAGTGTGAATTGAGTGGCTGTAATCGGGAAACTTAATGCTCTCGCTTAGATCAATGGGGTAGCCCCATTCGCCTGTCGAGCCGATGTCTATATGCTGCACCTGGCATAAGTCACCGATGTCATTTTTTAACTGCCGCAACCACTGCTTATCGCTTTCCGCACCGTGGACTGACAAACCCATGCTAGCCGCAAGCTTGGTAGAGCCGCCACTACCAAATTCATAGTAATTATTAGCTTTTGCCAGATAGGCCTCTAATAGCTCAATTTCAGGCTCGCTCATTGCTGGTCTGTTGGGTA from Pollutimonas thiosulfatoxidans includes:
- a CDS encoding integrase — translated: MIETIRQGLKADGYTVSIAKLCQWFGIPRRTVYYKPVKAAPEINPQFAEPIKAMIEESPSIGYRTVANLLGFNKNTVQRIFQLKGWQVKKRAIGFRPRIQALPSVASAPNERWSNRWAVQILDAQRIEDVFA
- a CDS encoding DUF1153 domain-containing protein; protein product: MSMKMEDEIKRWTAKRKSALVLDIIRGKATVAEASRTYDLAPSEIENWMDDAKRGMENALRAKPEDIREQYERQLKDLQEAYGEAMLELRARKKLQSLLGEDEK
- a CDS encoding IS3 family transposase, with amino-acid sequence MYSYEDRLRAVKLYLKLGRRISATLRQLGYSNKNSLKAWCAEFEQNRDLRRGYQRVKRRYNDEQKHRAVDHYVEQGHSLIHTIRCLGYPSRETLRAWIGELRPEFRKTITGISTPHNLLRPRATKQQAIIALNTRSGSAKEVADATGVTRETLYSWHHQLLGHAPLKPMSKKTDTAPLGQQRDDLLKELTDLEARVRKLRLEHDILEKASELIKKDMGINPLGLRSREKTMVVDALKDLYTLTELLEGLRLARSTYFYQRLRQTLPDKYAQVRADIRNIFDENYCCYGYRRIDGVLRRQGVRLSEKVVRRLMAEESLTVKTPRRRRFSAYAGDPTPAVPNLLNRNFHAAAPNTKWLTDLTEVRIPAGKVYVSPIVDCFDGLVVAWNIGTRPDANLVNTMLDHAVQTLQPDEHPVIHSDRGAHYRWPEWIRRTDDAKLVRSMSKKGCSPDNAACEGFFGRLKTELIYPRDWREVTLEDFMRRIDGYIRWYNERRIKQSLGHRSPIEYRQALRLMPI